TTCAGTGAAAGTAATGGAGCCTCAATTCGAGGGCCAAACAAAAACAAAATTAGGTAACAATGAGGTTTCAGGGGCTGTTGATCAGGCAGTTCATGAAATGCTTACAAATTATCTTGAAGAACATCCAAAAGAAGCTAAAACAATTGTAGATAAAGTGATTTTAGCTGCAACCGCGCGTCATGCTGCCAGGAAAGCACGTGAAATGGTTCAGCGAAAATCAATTTTGGGTGGTTCAGGATTACCCGGAAAGCTATCCGATTGTTCTGAAAAAGATGCCGCCCAGTGTGAAATATACCTTGTCGAGGGTGATTCTGCAGGTGGTACTGCCAAACAAGGCCGCAATAGACGTTTTCAAGCTATTTTACCATTAAGGGGGAAAATTCTCAATGTGGAAAAAGCCATGGCCTATAAAATATTTGATAACGAGGAGATAAAAAACATTTATACTGCCCTTGGTGTTACAATAGGTACGGAAGAGGACAGTAAAGCATTAAATATTGCAAAGCTCCGTTACCACAAGGTTATTATTATGTGTGATGCCGATGTGGATGGTAGCCACATCACTACACTTATTCTGACCTTTTATTTCAGGTTTATGAAAGAGTTAATTGAACACGGATATATTTATATTGCAACCCCTCCTCTTTACCTTATTAAAAAAGGAAAAGAATCCAGATACTGCTGGAATGAAGAAGAAAGACTTGCAGCCATTGCTGATCTAGGTGGTGGAAAAGATTCATCAGTGGGTATTCAGCGTTATAAAGGTCTTGGAGAGATGAATGCTGAACAATTATGGAGTACAACCATGAATCCTGAAACCAGAACTTTAAGAAGAGTAACAATAGAGAGTGCTGTAGAAGCAGACAGAATATTCTCAATGCTTATGGGTGATGATGTTCCACCCAGAAGAGATTTTATTGAGAAAAATGCAAAGTATGCTAAAATTGACGTTTAATACTAAATTTTATAATCAAAAAGAAAGGCCGGTTCAAATTGAACCGGCCTTTCTTTTTGATTATCTTTTCCTGTTAGAAATAGATATAGAATTTATTCAGGAATCCTTTTGCTGGAATAAGTTACATTTCCTTTTTTATTTGTAGAAGTTGTATCAGAAGGAACTTCTTTAGGCAAAGAAGATGGAATTCTTTGATTTGATGTAGCTTTTTGAGTGTTTTTTTCTTCCATAATTTCAGGAGCCGTTTGAATTGACCTTTCTGAATTTAAATTGTTTGTTATCCTTTTAGAACTTTCTTGAGCATAACTATTAATTACTATCAAAGTAAATAATAAAACAAAAGCTGTAAGTTTCATACTATTTTTAATTTAAAATCATAATTGTCATTTCACCAGGATTGGTATCTGTAGCTGCATTTCCACCAATATCAACGGTAGTGTTACCACTCAATCTTGCAGTTCTTAACTGTATAGTATGTGTTCCTGCTGCAACGGTAAACATTGAATTTATAGCACAGGTATTAAATGAATTTGCATTTGTTGGATTTACTATTGTAAATCTATTCCAGCCTCCCGATACTAAAGCCGCACCATTTAGATAAACTACCATATCAACATTGGCATATAAGCCAGAACTTGTAGAGGTATTTCTAGCTCCAATAGTTGCCCATACAATAACGGTTGATGGTGCTGTTACAGTAAAAGTTTGGGTTATTCCAGGTTGCAACACATACGCTGTTGAACTTATTCCTAGTCTTGCTCCTGTTCCATAAACGTGGAAATTTTGAAAGATACCAGTTGCTCCAGTTGCACCAATTGATCCAGTTGCACCAATAGCACCGGTTGCTCCGTTAGTTCCAGTTGCGCCATTAGTCCCGTTTGTTCCAGCTGCACCGGTTGCTCCATTAGTTCCATTAGTTCCAGCTGCGCCTGTTGCACCGGTTGTTCCTGCTGCGCCAGTTGCTCCATTAGTCCCGTTTGTTCCAGCTGCTCCTGTTGCGCCAATTGATCCTGTTGCGCCATTTGATCCTGTTGCTCCTGTTGCACCAGTTGCTCCAGTTGCACCGTTAATTCCATTTGCTCCATTTGCTCCCGTTGTTCCTTGCGGACCTTGCACTCCGATTTGACCGGTTGCTCCTGTTGCTCCGTTAATTCCATTTGCTCCCGTTGCTCCATTTGCTCCTGTTTCCCCTTGCGGACCTTGCACTCCGATTTGTCCAGTTGCTCCTGTTGCACCGTTTATTCCATTTGCTCCTGTTGCACCTTGTGGACCTTGCACCCCCATTTGACCAGTTGCTCCAGTTGAACCTTGAGGACCTTGCACTCCAATTTGTCCTGTTGCTCCTTGAGGGCCAGTTGGGCCAATTGAAGCCGTACCCGCACAATCATTTGAATCCCAGTTTCCATCATTGTTTATATCCTCGGATGGATCATTTATTCCATTTCCATTTAAATCCCAGCAAGGAGTACCATTTGCTCCAGTGGGTCCAGTTGAACCGTTAATCCCAGTAGCCCCTGTTGTTCCATTAATACCATTAGTTCCATTCGCACCAGTAGCTCCTGTTATACCATCCAATCCGTTAGTACCATCAGCACCAGTAGCTCCTGTTGTACCATTTATTCCGTTAGTGCCTGTAGCACCTGTTGTTCCATTTATTCCATTGCTTCCATTAGATCCCGTTGCACCAGTTGTTCCGTTTATTCCATTAGTTCCATCAGTTCCATTAGTTCCATTAGTTCCATTAGTTCCATTAGCACCGGTAGGGCCGGTGGGACCTATAGGACCAGCTCCAGCTCCAATTGCCCTCCAAAATATACCATCAAAATAATAAAATATATTATCTGTAATTTGATAAATCAATAATCCTGTAGCAGGAGTTCCAGGTGCAATGTTTACTGTAATTGTATCTGTCCTTGGTATTAATATTCCTTTATCA
This is a stretch of genomic DNA from Bacteroidota bacterium. It encodes these proteins:
- a CDS encoding collagen-like protein — protein: MNKGLQKLGLIAVVYFCSLFITTAQDNVGIGTVTPDPSAILDLKSSDKGILIPRTDTITVNIAPGTPATGLLIYQITDNIFYYFDGIFWRAIGAGAGPIGPTGPTGANGTNGTNGTNGTDGTNGINGTTGATGSNGSNGINGTTGATGTNGINGTTGATGADGTNGLDGITGATGANGTNGINGTTGATGINGSTGPTGANGTPCWDLNGNGINDPSEDINNDGNWDSNDCAGTASIGPTGPQGATGQIGVQGPQGSTGATGQMGVQGPQGATGANGINGATGATGQIGVQGPQGETGANGATGANGINGATGATGQIGVQGPQGTTGANGANGINGATGATGATGATGSNGATGSIGATGAAGTNGTNGATGAAGTTGATGAAGTNGTNGATGAAGTNGTNGATGTNGATGAIGATGSIGATGATGIFQNFHVYGTGARLGISSTAYVLQPGITQTFTVTAPSTVIVWATIGARNTSTSSGLYANVDMVVYLNGAALVSGGWNRFTIVNPTNANSFNTCAINSMFTVAAGTHTIQLRTARLSGNTTVDIGGNAATDTNPGEMTIMILN